From a region of the Listeria monocytogenes ATCC 19117 genome:
- the ftsE gene encoding cell division ATP-binding protein FtsE, which translates to MILMEDVYKKYPNGITAANGLNINIGEGEFVYVVGPSGAGKSTFIKMIYREERATKGKIIVDKFDLINMKNREIPYLRRNVGVVFQDYKLLQSKTVYENIAYAMEVVETEPSVIKERVMEVLDLVNLKHKVRMLPDELSGGEQQRISIARSIANMPKVLIADEPTGNLDPDTSWEIMNILEEISNRGTTIVMATHNKEIVNTLKHRVVAIENGRIVRDEQQGEYGYEI; encoded by the coding sequence ATGATATTAATGGAAGATGTTTATAAGAAATACCCTAACGGCATAACAGCTGCCAATGGACTCAACATTAACATTGGCGAAGGGGAATTTGTTTATGTAGTAGGCCCGAGTGGTGCTGGTAAATCTACCTTCATCAAAATGATTTACAGAGAAGAACGAGCGACAAAAGGCAAAATCATCGTAGACAAATTTGATTTGATTAATATGAAAAATCGTGAAATCCCATATCTTCGTCGTAACGTAGGCGTGGTATTCCAAGATTACAAATTACTTCAAAGCAAAACAGTTTATGAAAACATTGCTTATGCGATGGAAGTGGTTGAAACAGAGCCATCCGTAATTAAAGAACGTGTTATGGAAGTACTAGATTTAGTCAACCTTAAGCATAAAGTAAGAATGTTGCCGGATGAACTTTCCGGTGGTGAGCAACAGCGGATATCCATTGCCCGCTCCATTGCAAATATGCCTAAAGTATTAATAGCAGATGAACCGACCGGTAACCTAGATCCTGATACTTCATGGGAAATCATGAATATCCTTGAAGAAATAAGCAATCGCGGAACAACCATCGTGATGGCAACCCACAACAAAGAAATTGTTAACACATTGAAACACCGGGTAGTCGCTATCGAGAATGGAAGAATTGTTCGAGATGAGCAGCAAGGAGAATATGG